Genomic DNA from Enterococcus saccharolyticus subsp. saccharolyticus:
ATAAAATTTGAATGAAATTTGGGCAGTTTTCTTATCAAGAAAAATCGGATATGTTATAATAAACGTATTGAAATAAGAAAGGATGTTGACATTTATGAAAATGGCACACACTTGTGTACGTGTAAAAGATTTAGACGCATCGTTAGACTTCTACACAAAAGCATTTGGTTTTGAAGAAAGTCGCCGTCGCGATTTCCCAGATGCAAAATTCACATTAGTTTATTTAACCTTACCCGGAGATGATTACGAATTAGAATTGACTTATAATTACGATCATCCAGGTTATGATTTAGGCGATGGTTACGGCCATATCGCGATTTCATCAGACGATGTTGAAGGGTTACATGCCAAACATCAAGAAGCTGGCTTCAACGTAACTGATTTAAAAGGTTTACCAGGTGTTCCTCCTTCTTATTACTTCATCATCGACCCAGATGGATACAAAATCGAAGTTATCCGCGAACGCTAATTCGCAACAACTCCTTCTACTTAAGTAGAAGGAGTTATTTTTATCAAGGAGGTTTTTCAGTTGAAACCAATTATTGGTATTGCAGGAAACGAACGCACAATGACCATGGGTGAGACGTTTTGGCTCTCTTATACCTCGCGTAATTTTGTAGAAGGTATTCAAGCTGCAGACGGCTTGCCACTGGTCTTACCCATAGGACAACCCGAAGACGCAAAAACATATATTCAACGAATTGATAAGTTACTCTTAGGAGGTGGCCACGATGTCAATCCTAAATTATACGGCCAAGAACCTCATCCTTACTTAGAAGAAATCAACGAAAAACGAGATGCATTTGAACTAAGATTAATTGATGAAGCAATCAAGCAAGGTAAACCGATTTTCGGTATTTGTCGTGGTATGCAATTAGTAAATGTTGCGTTTGGTGGTACCTTGCATCAAGATATTTCTTTATTTGGTCCGACCAAAATTAAACATGTCCAAGAATCAGAGATGAACAAACGGACACATCCTGTTCAAATCAAAGCCGCTAGTCGTTTAGCAACTTTTTTACCAGAAGCCTATTCGGTTAATTCTTACCATCATCAAACCATAAAAGACGTAGCACCAAACTTTACCGCCACTGCCCACGCACCGGATGGCATTATTGAAGCAATCGAAGCCAATGACTTACCTATTATGGCCATTCAATGGCATCCAGAATTAACACGTAGCACCTTTGACACCGAGCAACAGTTATTCACTTATTTTGTCCAAAAATTATAAAAACCTATCTGAATGATAAAACGCAGTGCTGTTCATCCAGACACATACGTGACCATTCAGATAGTTTTTTTTATTGATAAATGACGACAAAATCCTCAAACAAAAGCTCGCTATCATCAGAGAATGTGGTACTTAAATGTTTGCTACGCTCGGTAAAAAATGCACGATGACTTTTTTGCCAAGATGCCAGTGTATCGTCTTCTCCCTCACGCTGACAAATGTCTTCTGTCATTTCATGAAATTTCATGCGCTGAACATCGGTCGTTTCAATGATACATGCGGGATTGCCTTGATAATCTGTCACAATCGACACATCGCCTACTTGAGGGATGACCTCATATTCATCTACCAAAGAAGCCGTTGC
This window encodes:
- a CDS encoding VOC family protein; protein product: MKMAHTCVRVKDLDASLDFYTKAFGFEESRRRDFPDAKFTLVYLTLPGDDYELELTYNYDHPGYDLGDGYGHIAISSDDVEGLHAKHQEAGFNVTDLKGLPGVPPSYYFIIDPDGYKIEVIRER
- a CDS encoding ASCH domain-containing protein; this translates as MDAQVKKYWAEFLERTNRSQETACFEVFYFDSSEQAANQLLALVLAGKKTATASLVDEYEVIPQVGDVSIVTDYQGNPACIIETTDVQRMKFHEMTEDICQREGEDDTLASWQKSHRAFFTERSKHLSTTFSDDSELLFEDFVVIYQ
- a CDS encoding gamma-glutamyl-gamma-aminobutyrate hydrolase family protein, whose amino-acid sequence is MKPIIGIAGNERTMTMGETFWLSYTSRNFVEGIQAADGLPLVLPIGQPEDAKTYIQRIDKLLLGGGHDVNPKLYGQEPHPYLEEINEKRDAFELRLIDEAIKQGKPIFGICRGMQLVNVAFGGTLHQDISLFGPTKIKHVQESEMNKRTHPVQIKAASRLATFLPEAYSVNSYHHQTIKDVAPNFTATAHAPDGIIEAIEANDLPIMAIQWHPELTRSTFDTEQQLFTYFVQKL